The following DNA comes from Sorex araneus isolate mSorAra2 chromosome 5, mSorAra2.pri, whole genome shotgun sequence.
ACTCTTTCTAAGAAAATAGAATCTTGAATACATTGGTGGTTTTATGTTGCCAATCCAATGCAATCCAaatcttaaatattataaaatgatttttaattgatactgattttaaattatatctaaAAGGAATAGTTTCATTTTAAACCACATTAAATTTTTGCTTTCCATCACAAGTCATATCATTCTTTGCAGTCACAGTTATCTTCTTGCCAGTATTATATGCTATgcagtttttaaatataaagaaattattagagttttatattacaaaataaaatacaaagactttatatacatatgtgtaaatatgtgtagcactgtagcactgttgtcccattgtttattgatttgctcgagcgggcaccagtaacatctccattgtgagacttgttgttactgtttttggcatatcaaatatgccacgggtaacttgccaggctctgctgtgtgggtgggatactcttggtagcttgctggactccccgagagggacggaggaatcaaaactgggtcggccgcgtgcaaggcaaataccctacctgtactgctatattttttttttgaaaaaatattagaaggatACCAAGTTAACTTTAGATTTTGTTACAAGTAATTTGTTGATGCAAAATTATACAATTAAGTCTTTTGAAATAAACTCTCCTATTATCTTGATTTctgatgatgaaaaaaaaaaataaggtgaaCAGAGGAAACAGGACCAGGCTTACCTTAGGTAGGGGCTTGGCAGGCTTGCAGTGCAGTCCTCCAACAAACTCAAAATTTGGTAAGATTGGGTGAGGAAACTGAAAGTCCCAGTATGTTCTAATGAGCCAGAAATCAGCTTTCCCCATTAGCTCATATATCTTAGCAGGTCTCCCTGAaggataacaaaacaaaacaaaacaaaaaccaaaataaagtaagtcataaatgtatatataatgaaaataaggAATGTGAATATCCCAAGAAAATTTACGACACGATCTTTATACAATGGAGTCAAAGGTGCAGTATCTCTTGTGGTTTTGCACAAGTGATAATGATGCTAACGATTTGGGtatatttaagttttaatttcatGTCATCTACCATAAAATGTATACTTGTGATGCAACTGTAATCATGCATAGAATTTACCTGTTCCAAGCATGTGTTTCACACATgtttagtataaaataaaatagaaaaaaatatgtttaaaaattgtCAATAGTGACcctttctttattccatctgtcttctccagctgggatgggagatgcatgatggGAGAGGtcaccaaacatgatgacctctcagtgtccgtattgcaagtcataattcCCAGAAGTAGAGATagaatatgaggaatattgtctgccatggaagcagggggagggtgggaatgaggGGGATataccaggatattggtggtggggaatgtgcgatggtggagggatgggtgtttgatcattgtgtgattgtaacccaatgATGAAAGCTTataagtatctcatggtgattcaataaaattttaaaaaattatcaataaatctcaattaaaaatgtttgtgaATCAGGACCAGAATTATAGCATAGGCACTTATCTTGAATATAGACAAGCAATTTCTATTCCtgcaaccccatatggtccctgagcacttcagagtaattccttagcacagacctaggagtatcCTCTAGGCACTGCATCCTCTTGGACTCAAAACCAAGAAATCAATTGTACCATTTATGGGACTCAAAAGACCATGTCCTGCAATGGTGAACTAACAAAAACCAGGACAAAATGGACCAGGCATTCTTTGTAGGAGTTGGtgatctttatttctctctcagaATTGAGAAAGCTCTCTAAATTATATGGGAAAGTTTTACCCAGATTCAGGAGTGAGACTATGGTTCTTTCCATGAATGCACTCTGcaactttgctttatttttgcttctaaatTAAATACTCttgatgtgatcctgggggccgcatgtgtgcaacctcaccgcagctgcacaagcatgattccagaagtcagctaaactacttttgatactggTAGCTCCttacagaatgtctccagactgagaactaagctgccgccccatgcctgcccaggaggggaaaggtttttctctctcgccttttccttgccggggagggggggaagggcatggcaagagccatattatgaggaccacagatgagagttacaagcttgcagtgatacaatttctggaagaaatttccctggacttagttgctaaaatacagaaatccaaaactgagcaACCGCTATCGTGGCCGTGCaaactcatttctcttcacagcaggtctgactctagtggggaactcctaacaataatagtgagttttttgttcaAATATAATAGGATGttaccaaagtaaagagaaagtaaagtgaaatttatcagttacacaggcggggtggggggttggggatgggaggtatactctggttttttttggtggtggaatatgtgcactggtgaaggaatggttgtttcagcattgtataactgagacttaagcctgaaagcattgttattttccacattgtgattcaataaaaaaaattaaatataatttaaaaaataaattaaatgctcTTATCATTGGAGTGAGCTTATAATATTTTTGAAGCCTATATGTCTCTACTCAACACCCCCAAGAGTCTCAAGTGTCTATATTAAAAAGCCTCcagcaaacaaataaatcattatatcactgtatcaatgttatcttgttgctcatcaatttgctctagtgggcaccagtaatgtttccattgtgagacttgttgttactgtttttggcatatcaaataagccatgagtagcttgccaggctccgccatgtgggcgcgatattcttggtagcttgccaggctgtccgagaggggcagtggaattgaacccaggttggctgcatgcaaggcaaacgccctacctgctgtgctatcactccagcccaaacaaataaataataatggatATTTAAATACTTGACATGTACTTGTTAAAGTACATTAAACTTGTTTCATATTATTctgtctggactggagcaatagcacagcgggtaggcgtttgccttgcccacgtctgacccaggtttgattcctccgtctttctcagagagcctaaccagctactgagagtatcctgcctgcacagcagagcctggcaagctactcgtggtgtattcaatatgccaaaaaacagtaacatgtctcacaatggagacattactggtgccaggttgagcaaattgatgaacaagggggaagacagtgcgacagtgGTACATATCACTCTGTAGAATGTGGTAGTACTTATGGGTCATAATGCTCTAAAATTAATGCTATATTTTAAGTCTTTTCATAATAATTGTGAGCATGACAGACATTTTATATGACATTTCATTAGTGTATAAAGCCTTTATGCACTTacgttgataaaaaaaaaatctttcccagATACCATGATATTTAAGAAATCTTATTACTAAGTGAAATCTTACTTACCTAGTGCTTCACTATAAAATTGatcccatttcttctcatttaagAACTGGCACCAAAAGTCAAAATATAACACATGTATCATATTTTTCACTCTCTCCATGAATGTCATTTGGTCACTTAATTCTGACAAAATAACAGGCACATAGGAAGGTGGGAGTGGGAGTCCTCCAGCATACTTTTCAAATGTTGAGCCTAAAGAGCCGCGGATACTGTACACTAAAGGGGCTTTGAGTATTTCTGCTAGAAGCTCACCACAGAGTCCAACGGCATCTGTGAAAACGACATCAAATCTTGATTCCTGTAGCTTTTTCATCAGTTCCTTGTTGAAAACTACATCTTCACAAAGCttttcaaaaatatcaaaatattcccAAAGCGCATCTTGAAGTTTCGAATAATATGcgaaaaatgaattttttggcatatcatatgccCATGAATTGACGACTTTCTTGAAAGCACTCTTAATACCATCCTTAGAGAAAGATGTTGGGTAAATCTCAAACTTAATAGTGGATGTTTTGTTAGGATCTACAAGAATGGAAGCTGAAGATGTCAGAACAACCACCTCATGACCTCTCTGCACGAGTTCTTCGAGGATTGTCTTCATGTTGATCCAGTGGCTGTATTCCGCAGGCCACACCAGCACTTTTCCACAACTCCCACAACTGAAGTAACAACCCAGCTCTAGGAGCAGAAGAATTGAAACCCACTTCATAGGCATCATGGAAGAAACTGAGATATTTTTTTGAATACTACTATTTTCTGTTTCGTTTGCTTGTATTTCTCTCCCAGTATAAATCAATAGGAAAGTTAAAATACAACTTAAGGAAGTTAAAATGCAacttaaggaaattaaaatcCAACTTTTgtcaaaagcaaatatatagtCAGCACATTTCAGCTTAGTACAAACTCAAAACCTAGCTTACCCTTCTTGTGAGCAAATGTATTCAATATCTGAAGATTAAGAATACTTTCATCAAGTTTTGAGGTAACAACCATGTGCAAACCCCTGATATTGCATCATATATTTCATAAGTCTGTCAAGGATACTGGTACTGAAAGATGAcactgtaaatatatatgtatagatattgacacatatatataaattaaattaaaataattaagaattattttaggggctggagtgatagcacagcaggtagggtgtttgccttgctcgcggccgacctgagttccattccaacatcccatatggtcccctgagcacagccagcagtgattcctgagtgcaaagtcaggagtaacccctgagcatcgccaggtgtgactcaaaaagcaaaaaataaaataaaataaaataattattttatttatttattttgattggcAGGGGAGGTTCATACCTAGCAGTACTtaagggttatttctgactctgccctttagggtcactcctggtggtgatcagcaGTTCACaaccagatcagccacatgcaatgtacatatatatatatatacacatatatgagcatacatatttataaacaaatacaatgaactccaagaaaagaaaaattattatctttctttaaaaCATGAATAGGAGTTTCTAGCTGATAGAACCAATACAAGAAATACATATACTGGATGATGTAACTAgaagtggatttttttaaaaatcaagggaaAAGATAAtgtccaataaaataaattattagattATAATGCTAGCTGAAGTTATCATAGGATTTAGTATGTAGAACTTATTTAGTACCAGGTTTCTGTTAGAGGCATATTGTTTCTTCTTTATGCTaccattatattataatatattgtattatattgtattgtaatacaatataatacaatacatttatattatattaggAGTACAGTATTGTACTCCTAATACAGTATTGTACTCctaatatgatataaatatttacacCTTTGTGACTAATAGGTTAGATATGAGGATGAGCAGGTAAATAATAAATTGCATCGATGCAGACTGTGATAATAAAGTTTAAAGGAATAGTCAGAGGGCAGGAATATACACACATCTTTGAGTCCCCATGAATGAGTTATTTATGCAACTCacttttgcacacacacacacacacatactctctctcacacacacaaatacacaaaatagATGAGATTATATGcaaaaaagagaaactttaaGAAACTTTAAtacagaatcacttctggcaaagcTTTCTCTTCAGGCTTTAAGATACACCAGAGCACTAAGATGCTTATTTACAAGACATTTTAAAGTGGCAAACCATGTTTATCTTTACTGGCAATCTTGTGGTTCACCTTCGCATGGTCATTGGTTACTCTGTGCAGCTGagagtcttttcattttttgtgtcaTTGTGAAAACGTTTATGGATTTACTCAAAAGGATCCATCTGAAATGGATTTATCTCAAATGACTATCCTAGATTCTATCTTCTTTGTAATtagtattaaaaatgttttctagatTTCATACTAGATGGTCAGATGTAAATGGTGAGCTTCCATTAAGTTCCCATTTCGCTGACCATTTCTATCTTTGTATATGAGAGAAATAAGAATGTATGATTACATAAGAGCATACATTGCAGATCAGAGAGATCAAGCAGTAGGTTAAGtaaggtaaggtgcttatcttgcacacatcAGACAGGGGTTTGACTCCACCCTCCCCTTATATAGCCCCATCAAGTCCCACccaaagtggtccctgagcatatgGCCATTGTAAAACCCTAAGGAACAAAAACATATATTGCTCCATTTCCAATAGTCAAAAATGGAAATATCCAAGCTGTTTGTGAATGGTAAGTGAATAATAAAACTAGCTGATCATAATGTataacacttttttatttttacactaaAAGACtgcttgaagaaaaagaaaagaccagaTATCAACTAAAGATGCTAATTGCaaaagatgatttattttatatgactGTGCTTCTATAAAAACATATTGTGATTTATAGAAACAGAAGATTGATTCAGACTTCCTAGTATGGGTACAATAGGAAGCAACATActtaaatactttaattttattaattttattatatgtaaccatatttaatatgaatatttgctcaagcgggcaccagtaatttctccattgtgagacatgttgctactgtttttggcagatcgaatacgccacgggtagcttgccgtgctctgctatgtgtgcaggatactcttggtagcttgctgggctctttgagagggactaTGAGTATAGGATTTCATATAGAAAATTCATATTGAATATTGGATCCTATGAATATAGGATTTTTAATTTGTAGTCCTTATTTATTTCCATCTATAGATTATATAATATAGTTTAAGTGTCCTTTAAATTATCTatgaaacattttcatttgtttgcataGAAAATTGTGGAATATAATTATTCTCATTACCAATGCTGTAAAATTCCCTATGAAAGAATGCAATATATTAGCTTGGGGAAAAGTTGTTTTGAAGACTTAAAATTAGTTAAAGCATACTAAAGATTTCATCCTTTATTtgcttttaggttttggggccacatgctgCCTTGATtgctgtagtatttctctggcccctgatataCTATGCTTTTAAAAGGAATATGAAGCTTATACTAGAtataaaaaatctatatatttaaaattttcgaTATGCATGAAGAATAATTAATGaccactgtctcactgtcattgttgtcccattgttcattgatttgctccagcgggcaccagtaacatctccattgtgagacttgttgttactattttggcagatcgaatacaccatggatagcttgccaggctctctgagagggacaaaggaatcaaaccgggttggccacatgcaagcaaacaccctacctactgtgctatcgatccagtccaatTAATGACCATATTAATGACCATAttcaaataattaagaaaatatgtaCATGACACTATTTCCAAGACTAGTCTAACACCTGCTTCCTTGGCTTTGTTACTGCCTTTTCTTTAGAAGGGAGGTCACCTTAGGGCTCTCATAGTGGTGGATGAACTCATTTATTCTCCTGAGTTTGAAAAGATATTGTTTTGAGTTAGCCTAAGATTGGATGAACTTCAGGATGTCGTTAATACATAATATGAGAATTGGGTTGATAGACAATATAAGGCATTCAATGATTGTAGATGTTATTATTTTAcattcacaatcacaatcacaatatcccattaatcactcatttctcaggcgggctcagtaacatctcatttcatcctttccctgagatcttagaagtctatttcgactcagccctcctaacaatgttgcactgggggctcttcagggtcaggggaatgagatccagcttgttactggattttgcatatgaatacaccatgggaagcttgcaaggctgtcccatgtgggcaggaaactctcacaagattgccagtttctcctagagggggaaataggctaaagatatcacttctgggagcttgcttttaagtctctttctggatgttggccattgatgggattacacacacctgggttcctctaccggtaccttcatgccggagtcctgtctgaacgtgtagagaggagcctccagcatggttgtagctaggttccggtggtcttcagccgccgggagctctgctcagggtggggagggaagctggaacccatcctctccgagggacaccggggaagacagccaggcatgcgggcaagagactccctttttttacattaatgcatgaatttttattttacatatcatACATCATTTATGTATAAAAATCCTTCAGATCTCAGGGAATGAGATATTTGAGAACATTAGAGAGATAAATGAAGAATATTGTGTGATTTAGgagtttaaaaatgaatttgaaattgCTAGCTAACAGTATTAAAGTGACCATTCTGTATAAGAGAAATCTGGGCAGAATGAGAGAGTAGAGATGGTGCACTAAAATACATTTACTTTTCAGTGTTATTCTGCTTCTGAACTGGAGTGAGGGTGTAATTCCTGACTGAGAGAccaaactgggcctcctccagatATTTGCAATTGATCAATCTTATGTGTAGGTACTGgtcaaaatatgtaaataactttcaaaatccaacagcaacaaaaatacaaGCTACCTATTCAAAAGTCGCAAGTGGCTAGAAGAGATATTTGCTCAAAGAAGACAGAGATGCTCCCATAGCAAGTGTGAAAAAAAGTTGAATGCTACTTattattacagaaattcaaaccaaacCACAATGATATATCACCACATAGCAATGAGAACAGGTTAGAATAAAAAGACCAAAATAGGTGATCCTGGGTGTCCCGTCACGCAGGACTTGgaagagggtgcgagagtgaaaaggagacagatgcaaggagaaagagacagacacagacagacacaagaatgggagcaagctccaactttatttctcctaagctagtattttataattgattatatgaggaagtgggcagaatgggagaatagcaaagaatgcaaacgttaaacaaaactggatgtgggc
Coding sequences within:
- the LOC101555444 gene encoding UDP-glucuronosyltransferase 2B31-like, translated to MMPMKWVSILLLLELGCYFSCGSCGKVLVWPAEYSHWINMKTILEELVQRGHEVVVLTSSASILVDPNKTSTIKFEIYPTSFSKDGIKSAFKKVVNSWAYDMPKNSFFAYYSKLQDALWEYFDIFEKLCEDVVFNKELMKKLQESRFDVVFTDAVGLCGELLAEILKAPLVYSIRGSLGSTFEKYAGGLPLPPSYVPVILSELSDQMTFMERVKNMIHVLYFDFWCQFLNEKKWDQFYSEALGRPAKIYELMGKADFWLIRTYWDFQFPHPILPNFEFVGGLHCKPAKPLPKEMEEFVQSSGENGVVVFTLGSMVSNMPEERANVIASALAQIPQKVLWRFDGKKPDTLGANTRLYKWIPQNDLLGHPKTKAFITHGGTNGIYEAIYHGVPMVGIPLFLDQPDNIAHMQAKGAAVRVDFETMSSSDLLNALKTVINDPSYKEKAMKLRAIQRDQPMKPLDRAVFWIEFVMRHKGAKHLRPASHGLTLLQYHSLDVIGFLLACVAAALWLITQCCLCCCRLFSKAGKKEKRH